The proteins below are encoded in one region of Pseudomonas entomophila L48:
- a CDS encoding murein hydrolase activator EnvC family protein → MLRAFLLLALSCLLAPAFAADERAQTQQQLDATRQDIAELKKMLGKLQEEKSGVQKDLKATETDIGNLEKQVEALQQELKKTEGELERLDHEKKKLQSARSEQQRLIAIQARSAYQNNGREEYLKLLLNQQNPEKFARTLTYYDYLSKARTEQLRTFNETLRQLANVEQDIGRQQEQLLAQRADLDSQRQALESERGKRQQVLAKLNSDMKERDQKLQAREQDQADLGKVLKTIEETLARQAREAEEARQRALLAKQEEEKRLKEQALAAARDNTPEEAPKKARTTLGPVVSSDGASYGGAFSAARGKLPWPVNGRLLARFGDARGGDARAKWDGVMIGASAGTQVRAVHGGRVVFADWLRGAGLLVILDHGNGYLSLYGHNQSLLKSAGDIVKAGEAISTVGDSGGQDSAGLYFAIRQQGRPSDPAQWCRG, encoded by the coding sequence CGAGCTGAAGAAAATGCTGGGCAAACTCCAGGAGGAGAAATCCGGCGTGCAGAAAGACCTCAAGGCTACCGAGACCGACATCGGCAACCTCGAAAAGCAGGTGGAGGCACTGCAGCAAGAACTAAAAAAGACCGAGGGCGAGCTGGAGCGCCTTGACCACGAGAAAAAAAAACTCCAGAGCGCCCGCAGTGAACAACAGCGACTGATCGCCATCCAGGCCCGTTCCGCCTACCAGAACAACGGCCGCGAGGAATACCTCAAGCTGCTGCTCAACCAGCAGAACCCGGAAAAGTTCGCCCGCACCCTCACTTACTACGACTACCTGAGCAAGGCGCGCACCGAACAGCTGCGCACCTTCAACGAGACGCTGCGCCAGTTGGCCAACGTCGAACAGGATATCGGCCGCCAGCAGGAGCAACTGCTGGCCCAACGCGCCGACCTCGACAGCCAGCGCCAGGCCCTCGAAAGCGAGCGCGGCAAGCGCCAGCAGGTGCTGGCCAAGCTCAACAGCGACATGAAGGAGCGCGACCAGAAGCTCCAGGCCCGTGAGCAGGACCAGGCCGACCTGGGCAAGGTGCTCAAGACCATCGAGGAAACCCTCGCCCGCCAGGCCCGCGAGGCTGAAGAAGCCCGCCAGCGCGCCCTGCTGGCCAAGCAGGAAGAAGAAAAGCGGCTCAAGGAACAAGCCCTGGCCGCCGCCCGCGACAACACGCCCGAGGAAGCCCCGAAAAAGGCCCGCACCACGTTGGGGCCGGTGGTTTCCAGTGACGGAGCCAGCTATGGCGGCGCATTTTCTGCGGCCCGGGGAAAACTTCCGTGGCCGGTCAATGGTCGACTGTTGGCACGCTTTGGCGATGCCCGTGGTGGCGATGCCCGGGCCAAGTGGGACGGCGTGATGATCGGCGCCAGCGCCGGCACCCAGGTACGCGCCGTGCACGGCGGGCGTGTGGTGTTCGCCGACTGGTTGCGTGGCGCCGGACTTCTGGTCATCCTCGACCATGGCAACGGTTACCTGAGCCTGTACGGCCACAACCAGAGCCTGCTCAAGAGCGCCGGCGACATCGTCAAGGCCGGCGAAGCCATCTCGACCGTCGGCGACAGCGGCGGCCAGGACAGCGCCGGGTTGTACTTCGCGATTCGCCAGCAGGGCCGCCCCTCCGACCCCGCGCAATGGTGCCGAGGCTAG
- a CDS encoding S41 family peptidase, which produces MLHSPRLSQLALTIALVVGAPLAIAAEPAKPVAAKPATVPATEVTAKAPLPLEELRTFAEVMDRIKAAYVEPVDDKTLLENAIKGMLSNLDPHSAYLGPEDFQELQESTSGEFGGLGIEVGQEDGFIKVVSPIDDTPASRAGVQAGDLIVKINGAPTRGQTMTEAVDKMRGKVGEKITLTLVRDGGTPFDVTLARAVIQVKSVKSQLLENDYGYIRITQFQVKTGDEVGKALAKLRKDNGKKLRGVVLDLRNNPGGVLQAAVEVADHFLTKGLIVYTKGRIANSELRFSADPADASEGVPLVVLINGGSASASEIVAGALQDQKRAVLMGTDSFGKGSVQTVLPLANDRALKLTTALYFTPNGRSIQAQGIVPDIEVRPAKLTTEADNDNFKEADLQGHLGNGNGGADRPTGSSKRKERPQDNDFQLSQALSLLKGLNITKGN; this is translated from the coding sequence ATGCTGCACTCGCCTCGCCTCTCTCAACTGGCCCTGACCATCGCCCTGGTCGTCGGCGCGCCCCTGGCCATTGCCGCCGAGCCGGCCAAGCCAGTCGCCGCCAAGCCGGCCACGGTGCCAGCCACAGAGGTGACCGCCAAGGCGCCGCTGCCGCTCGAGGAGCTACGCACCTTCGCCGAGGTCATGGACCGTATCAAGGCCGCCTATGTCGAGCCAGTGGATGACAAGACGCTGCTGGAAAACGCCATCAAGGGCATGCTCAGCAACCTCGACCCGCATTCGGCGTACCTCGGCCCCGAGGATTTCCAGGAGCTGCAGGAAAGCACCAGCGGCGAATTCGGCGGCCTAGGGATCGAAGTCGGCCAGGAAGACGGTTTCATCAAGGTGGTCTCACCCATCGACGACACCCCGGCCTCCCGCGCTGGCGTGCAGGCGGGCGACCTGATCGTCAAGATCAATGGCGCCCCGACCCGTGGCCAGACCATGACCGAAGCGGTCGACAAGATGCGTGGCAAGGTCGGCGAGAAGATCACCCTGACGCTGGTTCGCGATGGCGGCACGCCCTTCGACGTGACCCTCGCCCGTGCGGTGATCCAGGTCAAGAGCGTGAAGAGCCAGCTGCTGGAGAACGACTACGGCTACATCCGCATCACCCAGTTCCAGGTCAAGACCGGCGACGAGGTGGGCAAGGCCCTGGCCAAGCTGCGCAAGGACAACGGCAAGAAGCTGCGCGGCGTGGTGCTGGACCTGCGCAACAACCCCGGTGGCGTGCTGCAGGCCGCGGTGGAAGTGGCCGACCACTTCCTCACCAAAGGCCTGATCGTCTACACCAAAGGCCGCATCGCCAACTCCGAGCTGCGCTTCTCCGCCGACCCGGCCGACGCCAGCGAAGGCGTGCCACTGGTGGTGCTGATCAACGGCGGCAGCGCCTCGGCTTCGGAGATCGTCGCCGGCGCCCTGCAGGACCAGAAACGCGCCGTGCTGATGGGCACCGACAGCTTCGGCAAGGGCTCGGTGCAGACCGTGCTGCCGCTGGCCAACGACCGTGCGCTCAAGCTCACCACCGCGCTGTACTTCACCCCCAACGGCCGCTCGATCCAGGCCCAGGGCATCGTCCCCGACATCGAAGTGCGTCCAGCCAAGCTGACCACGGAAGCCGACAACGACAACTTCAAGGAAGCCGACCTGCAAGGCCACCTGGGCAACGGCAACGGCGGCGCCGACCGCCCGACCGGCAGCAGCAAGCGCAAGGAACGCCCGCAGGACAACGACTTCCAGCTCAGCCAGGCCCTCAGCCTGCTCAAGGGCCTGAACATCACCAAGGGCAACTGA